In Hymenobacter sublimis, a single genomic region encodes these proteins:
- a CDS encoding WG repeat-containing protein — protein sequence MKRPLFLLLLLMLAAANSGWAQTATSRLVPFRKGGKWGYADQSRRLVLPLRYDEAGPFVEEIAWVRQGQRYGYIDGGGNPVTPLQFTRATTFRLGRATVELNGETFELGPTGQRLTEPAPAEPEEEPLEHGDLVRKEGKVGFRFTVGSGSVPALYDEIRENYNGLLFVRQGSKWGVIDSRGKLVQPVRYDAIRLTGNLMFPVVQLGQLFGYLDEEGNTLTEIRYPQAEPFLGDLARVLAPDGQPGYINTNGQEFWE from the coding sequence ATGAAACGCCCCCTATTCCTGCTGTTGTTGCTGATGCTAGCGGCTGCCAATTCCGGGTGGGCGCAAACGGCCACTTCCCGCCTGGTGCCGTTTCGGAAGGGCGGCAAGTGGGGCTACGCTGACCAGTCGCGCCGGCTGGTGCTGCCCCTGCGCTACGACGAGGCCGGGCCCTTCGTGGAGGAAATTGCCTGGGTGCGCCAGGGCCAGCGCTACGGCTACATTGATGGCGGCGGTAACCCCGTGACGCCCCTGCAGTTTACCCGGGCCACTACCTTCCGGCTGGGCCGCGCCACCGTGGAGCTGAACGGCGAAACCTTCGAGTTGGGCCCCACCGGCCAGCGCCTGACCGAGCCCGCCCCCGCCGAGCCGGAGGAAGAGCCCTTAGAGCACGGCGACCTAGTGCGCAAAGAAGGCAAGGTAGGCTTCCGCTTCACGGTAGGTAGCGGCAGCGTGCCGGCTCTCTACGATGAAATTCGGGAGAACTACAACGGCTTGCTGTTTGTGCGCCAGGGTAGCAAGTGGGGCGTTATTGATAGCCGAGGCAAGCTGGTGCAGCCCGTGCGCTACGATGCTATTCGCCTGACGGGCAACCTGATGTTTCCGGTGGTGCAGTTGGGTCAGCTCTTCGGCTACCTCGACGAGGAAGGCAATACGCTCACGGAAATCCGCTACCCCCAGGCCGAGCCTTTCCTCGGCGACCTGGCCCGGGTGCTGGCCCCCGACGGGCAGCCCGGCTACATCAACACCAACGGCCAGGAGTTCTGGGAGTAG
- a CDS encoding homogentisate 1,2-dioxygenase, with translation MPFYQRLGQIPRKRHTQFRQPDGSLYHEQLVGTLGFHGVSSLLYHRHAPTDIRKVGEPRPYAPKLLKDRPLEPAHLRTLAQTTTGGDYLQARQTLLGNADVTMSICNPTEQRMDYYYKNALADEVIFVHEGRGELWSQLGKLAFEPGDYVVIPRTIIHQLHFEEGPVRLLIIESFSPVETCRRYRNHFGQLLEHAPYCERDFRGPSELVEGDVRESGEYEVRVKKDGLLHTLVYGHSPFDVVGWDGYFYPYATSIHDFEPITGRIHQPPPVHQQFEGNNFVICSFVPRLFDYHPLAIPAPYNHSNVDSDEVLYYVAGNFMSRRGVDLASFTWHPSGIPHGPHPGTVEASIGKKETHELAVMVDTFRPLYLTEAALPYVDPRYPMSWQPDFQHDPPRAADMMD, from the coding sequence ATGCCCTTCTATCAACGCCTTGGCCAGATTCCGCGCAAGCGGCACACCCAATTTCGGCAGCCCGATGGCTCCCTTTACCACGAGCAGCTGGTAGGTACGCTGGGCTTTCATGGCGTCTCGTCGCTGCTCTACCACCGCCACGCGCCCACCGACATTCGGAAGGTAGGAGAGCCGCGGCCTTACGCGCCCAAGCTGCTGAAAGACCGGCCCCTGGAGCCGGCTCACCTGCGCACCCTGGCCCAAACCACCACCGGCGGCGACTACCTGCAGGCCCGCCAAACCCTGCTCGGCAACGCCGACGTGACCATGAGCATCTGCAACCCCACGGAGCAGCGCATGGACTATTACTACAAGAATGCCCTGGCCGATGAGGTGATTTTCGTGCATGAGGGCCGGGGCGAGTTGTGGAGCCAATTGGGCAAACTGGCCTTCGAGCCCGGCGACTACGTAGTAATTCCGCGCACGATTATTCACCAGCTGCACTTCGAGGAAGGACCGGTACGCCTGCTCATCATCGAGTCGTTCAGTCCCGTGGAAACCTGCCGGCGCTACCGCAACCACTTCGGGCAGCTGCTGGAGCACGCGCCCTATTGCGAGCGGGACTTCCGCGGCCCCTCGGAGCTAGTAGAAGGTGACGTGCGCGAGTCGGGCGAGTATGAGGTGCGGGTGAAGAAGGACGGGCTGCTGCACACGCTGGTGTATGGTCACTCGCCCTTCGACGTGGTGGGCTGGGACGGCTACTTTTACCCCTACGCCACCAGCATCCACGATTTCGAGCCCATAACCGGCCGCATCCACCAGCCCCCACCCGTGCACCAGCAGTTCGAGGGCAACAACTTTGTCATCTGCTCCTTCGTGCCGCGCCTATTTGATTATCACCCGCTGGCCATTCCGGCGCCCTATAACCACTCCAACGTCGATTCCGACGAAGTGCTGTACTACGTGGCGGGCAACTTCATGTCGCGGCGCGGGGTAGATTTGGCCTCCTTTACCTGGCACCCGAGCGGCATCCCGCACGGCCCGCACCCCGGCACCGTGGAGGCTAGCATCGGCAAAAAGGAAACCCACGAGCTGGCCGTAATGGTGGACACGTTCCGCCCGCTCTACCTCACGGAGGCGGCCCTGCCCTACGTGGACCCGCGCTACCCCATGAGCTGGCAGCCCGACTTCCAGCACGACCCACCCCGCGCCGCTGATATGATGGATTAG
- a CDS encoding hydroxymethylglutaryl-CoA reductase: MLFTPSPMLLKLLYTRGSLHNTPEGVAFSIKNRLDTVRVTRIDHVRIGDTLVPAEQIALDLGDGNVRPATVLNADGSGINLPVGQTATFHLATRPLKEGMHTVQVQFAAEPFGDLTVEVEDAIAQQPENRTRIPRSEQDDYSEAAIQARQQFAEEFTGQQFEHLKQYSFDAHALQGNCEHFTGVAQIPVGLAGPLRVNGEHAQGDFLIPMATTEGTLVASYNRGMQVLNLCGGVKCTVIGDAMQRAPVFVFDDARGARDFGQWVAAEIERIRPEAESTSRVAKLQYIDTYLANKFAYLRFNFSTGDAAGQNMVGRATFAACSWILENYKGAPIRHFYLESNFATDKKASQINVMRTRGKRVVAECVIKRDILQQRMRVTPEQLAYHGQVSNVGAFLSGANNNGAHSANGITALFIATGQDVANVSESSAGVLYSEVTKEGDLYLSITIPSLIVATHGGGTGLATQNECLRMLNCVGRGTVNKFAEIVAGVVLAGELSLGSAISSSDWVSSHEQYGRNR, from the coding sequence ATGCTCTTCACGCCCAGCCCCATGCTGCTCAAGCTGCTTTACACCCGCGGCAGCCTGCATAACACGCCCGAAGGAGTGGCTTTCAGCATCAAGAACCGCCTGGATACAGTCCGCGTGACGCGTATCGACCACGTCCGGATTGGCGACACGCTGGTTCCGGCCGAGCAAATTGCCCTGGATTTAGGCGACGGGAACGTGCGGCCCGCCACGGTGCTCAACGCCGATGGCTCGGGAATTAACCTACCCGTTGGCCAGACGGCCACGTTTCATCTAGCCACACGTCCGCTCAAAGAAGGCATGCATACGGTGCAGGTGCAGTTTGCGGCGGAGCCCTTCGGCGACCTGACCGTGGAAGTGGAGGACGCCATTGCCCAGCAGCCCGAAAACCGCACCCGCATTCCGCGCTCCGAGCAGGACGACTATTCCGAGGCCGCCATTCAGGCCCGCCAGCAGTTTGCCGAGGAGTTTACGGGTCAGCAGTTCGAGCACCTGAAACAATATTCCTTTGATGCCCACGCCCTGCAAGGAAACTGTGAGCATTTCACGGGGGTAGCCCAGATTCCGGTGGGCTTGGCCGGCCCCTTGCGCGTAAACGGCGAGCATGCCCAGGGCGACTTCCTGATTCCGATGGCTACCACCGAAGGCACCCTGGTAGCCAGTTACAACCGCGGCATGCAGGTGCTCAACCTTTGTGGGGGCGTGAAGTGCACCGTCATCGGCGACGCCATGCAGCGGGCCCCAGTGTTCGTGTTCGACGATGCCCGCGGGGCCCGCGACTTTGGCCAGTGGGTAGCGGCAGAAATCGAGCGAATTCGGCCCGAGGCGGAAAGCACTTCCCGCGTGGCCAAGCTGCAGTACATCGACACCTATCTGGCCAATAAATTCGCCTACCTGCGCTTCAACTTTTCAACCGGCGACGCGGCGGGCCAGAACATGGTGGGCCGCGCTACCTTCGCCGCCTGCTCCTGGATTCTGGAAAACTACAAAGGCGCGCCCATCCGCCACTTCTACCTCGAATCCAACTTCGCTACCGACAAAAAAGCCTCCCAAATCAACGTGATGCGTACCCGCGGCAAGCGCGTGGTGGCCGAGTGCGTTATCAAGCGCGACATTCTGCAGCAGCGCATGCGCGTAACGCCCGAGCAACTGGCCTACCACGGCCAAGTTAGCAACGTGGGCGCGTTTCTGAGCGGAGCCAACAACAACGGCGCCCACTCGGCCAATGGCATTACGGCCCTGTTCATTGCCACTGGCCAGGATGTCGCTAACGTGTCGGAGTCCTCGGCCGGTGTGCTTTACTCAGAAGTCACGAAGGAAGGCGACCTGTACCTGAGCATTACCATTCCCTCCCTGATAGTAGCTACCCACGGCGGCGGTACCGGCTTGGCTACCCAAAACGAATGCCTGCGGATGCTGAACTGCGTAGGCCGCGGCACGGTCAATAAATTCGCCGAAATCGTGGCCGGGGTAGTACTGGCCGGGGAGCTTAGCCTAGGTTCCGCTATTTCCTCCTCCGACTGGGTCAGCAGCCACGAGCAATACGGCCGGAATCGGTGA